The Bombus pyrosoma isolate SC7728 linkage group LG3, ASM1482585v1, whole genome shotgun sequence genome has a segment encoding these proteins:
- the LOC122566179 gene encoding serine/threonine-protein kinase tousled-like 2 isoform X2: MTYVSSRLSLLFIEGSLPGGYIWCVCRKMSAGSQIQMAPQSTVNSGQSVHSQDSNMSTGSSHSDKEVDPNTPEKVPRTPSERKRKRKADDGGGGVTGGPIGSKGSRSVAALENKKINEYFSKHHLGNSPIRHGGAKSPSPQQGYPMYPPSPQQLLSPQVTTPNSSVAEFSSLMQPPRPHPQPPPPPPPASTQPAGSMVSKQVQVRPTNLSRTSQVRQAKTNTPNTELTCQRIQEFETQASSDLELRNNKIDELNRTTDELRHQMANQQKLIEQHKSHINKCIDVVKKLLKEKSNIEKKEARQKCMQNRLRLGQFVTQRVGATFQENWTDGYAFQELARRQEEIATEREEIDKQKKLLLKKRPSNSETGRKRSQPQPSLHNGTEATFLKPDAVPGSYTWQEYYEADEILKLRQSALKKEDADLQLEMEKLERERNLHIRELKRIHNEDQSRFNSHPVLNERYLLLMLLGKGGFSEVHKAFDLKEQRYVACKVHQLNKDWKEDKKANYIKHALREYNIHKALDHPRVVKLYDVFEIDANSFCTVLEYCDGHDLDFYLKQHKTIPEREARSIVMQVVSALKYLNEIKPPVIHYDLKPGNILLTEGNVCGEIKITDFGLSKVMDEENYNPDHGMDLTSQGAGTYWYLPPECFVIGKNPPKISSKVDVWSVGVIFYQCLYGKKPFGHNQSQATILEENTILKATEVQFANKPTVSNEAKSFIRSCLAYRKEERIDVLTLARHEYLQPPVPKHGRQANNQQQQQQQQQIQQQQQTSFSIGMFSGMNASSSS, translated from the exons ATGACGTATGTGTCGTCGCGGTTATCGTTGTTGTTCATTGAAGGCAGTTTGCCTGGCGGCTACATTTGGTGCGTATGCAGAAAA atGTCTGCTGGGTCACAAATTCAGATGGCACCTCAATCAACTGTAAACTCTGGTCAGTCAGTTCATAGTCAAGACTCGAACATGAGCACTG GCTCATCACATAGTGATAAGGAGGTAGATCCAAATACTCCAGAAAAGGTACCAAGAACTCCTTcggaaaggaaaaggaaacgtAAAGCTGATGATGGAGGTGGGGGAGTTACTGGGGGACCTATAGGAAGCAAGGGGTCTAGATCTGTTGCTgctcttgaaaataaaaaaataaatgagtATTTTTCAAAGCATCATTTGGGTAATAGCCCCATTCGGCATGGGGGTGCTAAAAGTCCTTCACCTCAACAGGGATATCCTatg tATCCACCATCGCCTCAACAACTCCTTTCACCACAAGTAACAACACCCAATTCTTCAGTGGCAGAATTTTCTTCACTGATGCAGCCGCCAAGACCTCATCCTCAacctccacctcctcctccaccaGCCTCAACACAACCTGCAGGCTCGATGGTCAGCAAGCAGGTGCAGGTAAGGCCTACCAACCTCAGTAGGACAAGCCAGGTCAGGCAAGCGAAGACTAACACCCCAAAT ACAGAACTTACTTGCCAGAGGATACAAGAATTTGAAACTCAAGCCTCTTCAGACTTAGAATTACGTAACAACAAAATTGATGAATTAAATAga ACAACTGATGAACTTAGGCATCAAATGGCtaatcaacaaaaattaattgaacagCACAAATCTCATATAAATAAGTGTATAGATGTTGTAAAGAAGCtactaaaagaaaaatcaaacatAGAAAAAAAGGAGGCTAGGCAAAAGTGTATGCAAAATAGACTGAGGTTGGGTCAATTTGTAACTCAAAGGGTGGGTGCaacgtttcaagaaaattgGACGGATGGTTATGCGTTTCAAGAACTAGCTCGACGGCAAGAAGAAATCGCAACTGAACgagaagaaattgataaacaAAAAAAGCTACTACTCAAAAAAAGGCCATCGAACAGTGAAACTGGTAGGAAACGTAGTCAGCCTCAACCTTCTTTGCATAATGGCACAGAAGCTACATTCTTAAAGCCAGATGCAGTACCTGGATCTTATACGTGGCAAGAGTATTATGAAGCTGATGAAATACTCAAG TTAAGACAAAGTGcgttgaaaaaagaagacgcTGATCTGCAACTAGAAATGGAAAAACtcgaaagagaacgaaacTTGCACATTAGAGAACTGAAACGTATTCACAACGAGGACCAATCGAGATTCAATTCTCATCCTGTATTGAATGAACGTTACCTTTTATTAATGTTGTTAGGAAAAGGTGGCTTCAGCGAAGTGCATAAG GCATTTGACTTAAAAGAGCAACGATATGTCGCTTGTAAAGTGCATCAACTAAATAAAGACTGGAAAGAAGATAAGAAAGctaattatattaa GCATGCGTTACGagaatacaatatacataaagCTCTTGATCATCCTCGTGTTGTGAAATTGTATGATGTGTTTGAAATTGACGCCAATTCTTTTTGTACTGTCTTGGAATATTGTGATGGCCATGatttagatttttatcttAAGCAG cataAGACTATACCTGAAAGAGAAGCAAGATCTATTGTTATGCAAGTTGTATCTGCATTAAAGTACctcaatgaaataaaaccCCCAGTCATACATTATGATTTAAAGCCtg gtaatatattattaactgAAGGTAATGTTTGTGGAGAAATAAAGATAACAGATTTCGGGTTAAGTAAAGTAATGGATGAGGAAAATTATAATCCAGACCATGGAATGGATTTAACATCTCAAGGAGCTGGTACCTATTG gTACCTTCCACCAGAATGTTTTGTTATTGGTAAAAATCCTCcaaaaatatcatcgaaaGTTGATGTTTGGAGTGTAGgagttatattttatcaatgtcTATATGGCAAAAAG CCTTTCGGACATAATCAATCTCAAGCTACAATTTTAGAAGagaatacaattttgaaaGCCACTGAAGTTCAATTTGCAAATAAACCAACTGTTAGCAACGAAGCAAAG aGTTTCATAAGAAGTTGCCTAGCATATAGGAAAGAAGAGCGCATAGATGTGTTGACATTAGCTAGACATGAATATCTACAACCTCCAGTGCCAAAACATGGCCGTCAAGCGAATAatcagcaacaacag
- the LOC122566179 gene encoding serine/threonine-protein kinase tousled-like 2 isoform X3: MEHFQATLDPRKQELLEARFLGARMSAGSQIQMAPQSTVNSGQSVHSQDSNMSTGSSHSDKEVDPNTPEKVPRTPSERKRKRKADDGGGGVTGGPIGSKGSRSVAALENKKINEYFSKHHLGNSPIRHGGAKSPSPQQGYPMYPPSPQQLLSPQVTTPNSSVAEFSSLMQPPRPHPQPPPPPPPASTQPAGSMVSKQVQVRPTNLSRTSQVRQAKTNTPNTELTCQRIQEFETQASSDLELRNNKIDELNRTTDELRHQMANQQKLIEQHKSHINKCIDVVKKLLKEKSNIEKKEARQKCMQNRLRLGQFVTQRVGATFQENWTDGYAFQELARRQEEIATEREEIDKQKKLLLKKRPSNSETGRKRSQPQPSLHNGTEATFLKPDAVPGSYTWQEYYEADEILKLRQSALKKEDADLQLEMEKLERERNLHIRELKRIHNEDQSRFNSHPVLNERYLLLMLLGKGGFSEVHKAFDLKEQRYVACKVHQLNKDWKEDKKANYIKHALREYNIHKALDHPRVVKLYDVFEIDANSFCTVLEYCDGHDLDFYLKQHKTIPEREARSIVMQVVSALKYLNEIKPPVIHYDLKPGNILLTEGNVCGEIKITDFGLSKVMDEENYNPDHGMDLTSQGAGTYWYLPPECFVIGKNPPKISSKVDVWSVGVIFYQCLYGKKPFGHNQSQATILEENTILKATEVQFANKPTVSNEAKSFIRSCLAYRKEERIDVLTLARHEYLQPPVPKHGRQANNQQQQQQQQQIQQQQQTSFSIGMFSGMNASSSS; encoded by the exons atGTCTGCTGGGTCACAAATTCAGATGGCACCTCAATCAACTGTAAACTCTGGTCAGTCAGTTCATAGTCAAGACTCGAACATGAGCACTG GCTCATCACATAGTGATAAGGAGGTAGATCCAAATACTCCAGAAAAGGTACCAAGAACTCCTTcggaaaggaaaaggaaacgtAAAGCTGATGATGGAGGTGGGGGAGTTACTGGGGGACCTATAGGAAGCAAGGGGTCTAGATCTGTTGCTgctcttgaaaataaaaaaataaatgagtATTTTTCAAAGCATCATTTGGGTAATAGCCCCATTCGGCATGGGGGTGCTAAAAGTCCTTCACCTCAACAGGGATATCCTatg tATCCACCATCGCCTCAACAACTCCTTTCACCACAAGTAACAACACCCAATTCTTCAGTGGCAGAATTTTCTTCACTGATGCAGCCGCCAAGACCTCATCCTCAacctccacctcctcctccaccaGCCTCAACACAACCTGCAGGCTCGATGGTCAGCAAGCAGGTGCAGGTAAGGCCTACCAACCTCAGTAGGACAAGCCAGGTCAGGCAAGCGAAGACTAACACCCCAAAT ACAGAACTTACTTGCCAGAGGATACAAGAATTTGAAACTCAAGCCTCTTCAGACTTAGAATTACGTAACAACAAAATTGATGAATTAAATAga ACAACTGATGAACTTAGGCATCAAATGGCtaatcaacaaaaattaattgaacagCACAAATCTCATATAAATAAGTGTATAGATGTTGTAAAGAAGCtactaaaagaaaaatcaaacatAGAAAAAAAGGAGGCTAGGCAAAAGTGTATGCAAAATAGACTGAGGTTGGGTCAATTTGTAACTCAAAGGGTGGGTGCaacgtttcaagaaaattgGACGGATGGTTATGCGTTTCAAGAACTAGCTCGACGGCAAGAAGAAATCGCAACTGAACgagaagaaattgataaacaAAAAAAGCTACTACTCAAAAAAAGGCCATCGAACAGTGAAACTGGTAGGAAACGTAGTCAGCCTCAACCTTCTTTGCATAATGGCACAGAAGCTACATTCTTAAAGCCAGATGCAGTACCTGGATCTTATACGTGGCAAGAGTATTATGAAGCTGATGAAATACTCAAG TTAAGACAAAGTGcgttgaaaaaagaagacgcTGATCTGCAACTAGAAATGGAAAAACtcgaaagagaacgaaacTTGCACATTAGAGAACTGAAACGTATTCACAACGAGGACCAATCGAGATTCAATTCTCATCCTGTATTGAATGAACGTTACCTTTTATTAATGTTGTTAGGAAAAGGTGGCTTCAGCGAAGTGCATAAG GCATTTGACTTAAAAGAGCAACGATATGTCGCTTGTAAAGTGCATCAACTAAATAAAGACTGGAAAGAAGATAAGAAAGctaattatattaa GCATGCGTTACGagaatacaatatacataaagCTCTTGATCATCCTCGTGTTGTGAAATTGTATGATGTGTTTGAAATTGACGCCAATTCTTTTTGTACTGTCTTGGAATATTGTGATGGCCATGatttagatttttatcttAAGCAG cataAGACTATACCTGAAAGAGAAGCAAGATCTATTGTTATGCAAGTTGTATCTGCATTAAAGTACctcaatgaaataaaaccCCCAGTCATACATTATGATTTAAAGCCtg gtaatatattattaactgAAGGTAATGTTTGTGGAGAAATAAAGATAACAGATTTCGGGTTAAGTAAAGTAATGGATGAGGAAAATTATAATCCAGACCATGGAATGGATTTAACATCTCAAGGAGCTGGTACCTATTG gTACCTTCCACCAGAATGTTTTGTTATTGGTAAAAATCCTCcaaaaatatcatcgaaaGTTGATGTTTGGAGTGTAGgagttatattttatcaatgtcTATATGGCAAAAAG CCTTTCGGACATAATCAATCTCAAGCTACAATTTTAGAAGagaatacaattttgaaaGCCACTGAAGTTCAATTTGCAAATAAACCAACTGTTAGCAACGAAGCAAAG aGTTTCATAAGAAGTTGCCTAGCATATAGGAAAGAAGAGCGCATAGATGTGTTGACATTAGCTAGACATGAATATCTACAACCTCCAGTGCCAAAACATGGCCGTCAAGCGAATAatcagcaacaacag